Genomic window (Pirellulales bacterium):
CCGGTGCCGCGACCGCTGATCTTTCTAGCCAAGTTCCTGGCGACGCTGCCGCTCGTGCTGGGGCTCTTGATGGGATCGTTCTTCGTCTACTGCCAACTGGGGGGCGCCAATGGCCGTGATGCGTACGTGCTCTACCTGCCGTCGATCTTCTACATGGCGATCGCTTATGTCAGCCTGTTTCATTTCTTCGCCGTGTCGTTTCGCCATTCCACGATCATCGCCCTGATCTATTCGCTTTTCATGGAACTTCTCCTGGGCAATATGCCAGGCATCGTGAAGCGGGTGGCGATCAACTATTACGGCCGCTCGATGATGTATGCCGCCGGGGTACCCAAAGGGCTGGAACGCCCCGATGCGCAGTGGTTCGAGCCGATTTCGGCCACCACCAGCGCCGCGGCACTTGCGGGGATCACGGTTGTCGGGCTGCTTGTGGCGCTAGTCGTGTTTCAGCGACGCGAGTACACTGACTTGACTTGAAATTGACGACAACTCGCTCCCTTGCCGGGAGGGGCGGGGAGGGCTGATGCGGTCCACTCCGTTCGGCTTTCACCCCTCACCTAACCTCTCCCCTGAGCGGAGAGGGATTATTAGCCACGTTGGAAATCGTTCGCGCGCGTCAACGCACACTTCTCACGCGATGTCCGATATCTGGAGCTTTCATTCCGCCGGCCAGCTCGTATTCGGACGTGGTGCGATTGCGCGCGCTGGCCAGCTCGTCACGCGACTGGGCGTGCGGCGCGTCATGGTTGTCACCGATCAGCGGCTGGCCGATGCGGGCATTGTCGACTCGGTGACGGTGCCGCTCGCGGCGGCCGGCATCGATGCTCCTTGCTTCACCGGCGGCGAGCCTGAGCCGACCCTGGAAGCTGCCGAGCGCGCCATCGCGCATGCCCGCGACGTGCGGCCCGACGCCGTGCTGGGGCTGGGCGGCGGTAGCAACATGGACCTGGCCAAGATTACGGCCGCGGTCCTGGCCCACGGCGGCCGGCCGCGCGATTTTTTCGGCGACGATTGCCTGGCCGGCCCGGTGCTTCCTTTGATTTGCGTGCCCACGACGGCTGGCACCGGCAGCGAGGTGAGTGCGTCGTGTGTGCTCACCGATCGGCAGAATGAGGTCAAGGTCGGCGTGCTGAGCAATTATTTGCGGCCGCGGCTGGCGATCGTGGACCCGCTCTTGACGGTGTCCTGCCCGGCAAAAGTCACGGCCGACAGCGGCATCGACGCGCTGACGCACGCCATCGAAGCGTTCACGGCCGTCGACAATGCGCGGTTTCCGCTGGCCCCCGGCGAAAAGACCGTTTATCAAGGGCGCCATCCGCTGGCCGACGCGCTGGCGGAAAAGGCAATTCGCCTGATCGGGCAAAACCTCGAGCGGGCGGTCTCGCAACCGACGGACGAGGCAGCGCGCGAGGCGATGTCGCTGGGGGCGACGCTTGCCGGCATGGCCTTTTCGAACGTTGGCGTCGCGCTCGTGCATGCGCTCGAATATCCGCTCGGCGGCCTGACACATTGTTCGCACGGAGCCGGGAACGGGTTGTTTCTGCCGTACGTGATGCGCTTCAATCTTCCGCGGCGCGAGCGCGAGCTGGCGCAGATTGCGACGTTCCTGGGTATCGAAACGCAGGGAAAGTCCGAGCGGCAGGCGGCCGAGGCCGCGATCGAGCGCGTCGAGCAGATCAGACTCGCGATCGGCATTCCCGCGCGGCTGCGCGAGCTGGGGGTCACGCGCGAGCGATTACCGATGCTGGCCGAGAAGACCTTGGCGATCAAACGCATCTTGCGCGTGAACCCACGTGCCGTGACGCTCGTGGACCTGACATCGATTTTGGAGTCGGCCCTTTGATGGCGGAAACAGATAAGGCCTCGTCCGGTGCGGCCGCGATCGAGGTGCGCTCGATGAGCGTGGACGATTTTCCCGCCGTGTGCCGGCTGCTCACCGAGTTGGGGCGCCCCGCGCCGACGGACGAGACGCTCCCTCAAGTGCGCCGGGTTTTCGAACGACACCTGGCCAGTGCCGATACGTCCAGCCTGATTGCGCTGCGCGACGGTGCGGCCGTTGGCCTATTGACGCTGCACTTTCGCGAACGGCTGAGCCAGCCGGTGCCCGAGGCGTGGATTCCGGATTTCGTCGTCACGGCGGACGAGCAAGGCCGCGGCGCGGCCCATCTTTTGATGCATCGGGCGATGGAATTGGCCCGGGCGCGCGGCTGTCACCGCGTGGCGCTCGAATCGCACTATCACCGGCACCGCGCGTACCGCTTCTACGCTCGCGAGGGCTTCACCGACGTGGGCAAGTGCTTTTCCCTTCCGCTTGATCCGCCGCCGCCAAGTTGAAAAGCGACGGCTGAAAACGAAACGACGTGCGGCCCCTGTCGATTTTGGGGGCAGTCGTTAGAATGGCGGCTTTCTTCGGGCCGGCGAAGCGCGCGGTTGCCGGCCGAAAGACCGCCGGGCGATCCCCGGCGGCTAAATCGGTAAACGCAACTGCTCCTTCACTGGCCGCTGACTACTGACTACTTCCCATGCCCACCAATGCCACGCAAGTCGACGAGCTGCGCTGGAAGAAGTTTCCGGTGCTGAATGACGGATTCGTCTGCCTGGTGGACGTCATGGGAGACGACCAGTCCGTCGTGCAGGCGGCGCGGGTCAGCTACGGCGAAGGGACGCGCAAGGTGTCGGACGATCGGGGGCTGATTCGCTACCTGATGCGGCATCGGCATTCGACTCCCTTCGAAATGGCCGAGATCAAGCTGCTGGTGCGCGTGCCCATGGACACGTGGCGACAATGGATTCGCCATCGCACGGCCAACGTCAACGAATATTCGACGCGTTACTCGCTGGCCATCGATGCCACGCAGGAAACACCGGCCGACGCCTGGCGCTCGCAGGCGGCGACGAATCGCCAGGGAAGCGGTGCGCCCTTGGATCCGGCCCTCGGCGCCGAGTTGTCGGCCGAGGAGTTGGCGCTGCAGCGCGAATCGCGGCGCGTGTACGAAAGCCGCATCGCCCGCGGCGTGGCGCGCGAACAGGCGCGCAAGGACCTGCCGCTGTCGACGTATACCGAAGCCTATTGGAAGGTGGACCTGCACAACCTGCTGCATTTCCTGGCCTTGCGGATGGACGCGCATGCCCAGTGGGAGATTCGCACCTACGCGGCGACGATCGGCGAGCAAATCGTGCGGCCGCTGTTTCCGCTGGTGTGGGAGGCGTTCGACGATTACCGGCTGCGCGGCCAGTTCCTCACGCGGCTCGATCAAGAAGTGATTCGCCGGCTGCTCGCCCGGCTGGCTGCCGCCGGACGCAGTGCGGCCACGGACGAAGACTTCATGGCCGTGCAAGACGCCAGTTGGGCCGGCCTGGCGCGCTGCCGCGAGCGCGACGAATGCCGCGCGAAATTGGCTTCGCTGGGCTTCTTACCCGAAATCGCGGAAGGAAATCGTGACGATGACTGAGCGCAAATCCCGTACCACGGCCCCGAGCGAATCTTCGGTGACCGAAGAGCTGCTCGCGCTCAATCAGCGCCTGCTCGACAGCATCGTCGCGGCCGATTGGAAGACCTACGAGAAGCTGTGCGATCCGTCGCTCTCGGCCTTCGAGCCCGAGGCCCGCGGACGGCTGATCGAGGGGATGCCGTTTCATCATTTCTATTTCCAGCTCGGCAAGCCGAAGACCGTGCCGCAGGCGACGATGTGCTCGCCGCACGTGCGGTTGCTGGGGGATGATGCGGCGGTGGTCAGCTACGTGCGCCTGGTGCAGAAGCTGGATGAGTCGGGTTCGCCGGTGACGAGCGTGTGCGAAGAGACGCGCGTCTGGCAGCGGCAATCGGGCACCTGGCGACACGTTCACTTTCATCGCTCGAACAATCCGTAGTCTGCGGTGCGCGACGCAATTTCTGCGCTTCTCGGCTACGGCGATTCGCG
Coding sequences:
- a CDS encoding GNAT family N-acetyltransferase: MAETDKASSGAAAIEVRSMSVDDFPAVCRLLTELGRPAPTDETLPQVRRVFERHLASADTSSLIALRDGAAVGLLTLHFRERLSQPVPEAWIPDFVVTADEQGRGAAHLLMHRAMELARARGCHRVALESHYHRHRAYRFYAREGFTDVGKCFSLPLDPPPPS
- a CDS encoding DUF4440 domain-containing protein; this encodes MTERKSRTTAPSESSVTEELLALNQRLLDSIVAADWKTYEKLCDPSLSAFEPEARGRLIEGMPFHHFYFQLGKPKTVPQATMCSPHVRLLGDDAAVVSYVRLVQKLDESGSPVTSVCEETRVWQRQSGTWRHVHFHRSNNP
- a CDS encoding ABC transporter permease subunit is translated as MSLFRAWTTLVWLSFRRLLWSGSTLMVLLPLSACVLFLMRRRFWREESSFEAFNGFSQFLMFVFASFVVPMCAVAYATSSIGGDREDRTLLFLLVRPVPRPLIFLAKFLATLPLVLGLLMGSFFVYCQLGGANGRDAYVLYLPSIFYMAIAYVSLFHFFAVSFRHSTIIALIYSLFMELLLGNMPGIVKRVAINYYGRSMMYAAGVPKGLERPDAQWFEPISATTSAAALAGITVVGLLVALVVFQRREYTDLT
- the thyX gene encoding FAD-dependent thymidylate synthase, whose product is MPTNATQVDELRWKKFPVLNDGFVCLVDVMGDDQSVVQAARVSYGEGTRKVSDDRGLIRYLMRHRHSTPFEMAEIKLLVRVPMDTWRQWIRHRTANVNEYSTRYSLAIDATQETPADAWRSQAATNRQGSGAPLDPALGAELSAEELALQRESRRVYESRIARGVAREQARKDLPLSTYTEAYWKVDLHNLLHFLALRMDAHAQWEIRTYAATIGEQIVRPLFPLVWEAFDDYRLRGQFLTRLDQEVIRRLLARLAAAGRSAATDEDFMAVQDASWAGLARCRERDECRAKLASLGFLPEIAEGNRDDD
- a CDS encoding iron-containing alcohol dehydrogenase; the encoded protein is MSDIWSFHSAGQLVFGRGAIARAGQLVTRLGVRRVMVVTDQRLADAGIVDSVTVPLAAAGIDAPCFTGGEPEPTLEAAERAIAHARDVRPDAVLGLGGGSNMDLAKITAAVLAHGGRPRDFFGDDCLAGPVLPLICVPTTAGTGSEVSASCVLTDRQNEVKVGVLSNYLRPRLAIVDPLLTVSCPAKVTADSGIDALTHAIEAFTAVDNARFPLAPGEKTVYQGRHPLADALAEKAIRLIGQNLERAVSQPTDEAAREAMSLGATLAGMAFSNVGVALVHALEYPLGGLTHCSHGAGNGLFLPYVMRFNLPRRERELAQIATFLGIETQGKSERQAAEAAIERVEQIRLAIGIPARLRELGVTRERLPMLAEKTLAIKRILRVNPRAVTLVDLTSILESAL